In a single window of the Planctomycetia bacterium genome:
- a CDS encoding type II secretion system protein has protein sequence MRRSAFTLIELLMSIAIISVLIGILLPALSGAKEAANVAYCLSNFSTLTKTAEMYMEDLNKRTLPWYVADFNFRGITTVSEYSYGGFQHTTPSPDPRFRMLDTFILKTSERPFNKYIAKGADGTTPIKSYICPSDKSWITPLVGDRLPEELSPTDAYSSWQVQGNSFAINWYWLNGPPWNGEEGWYGNLASFSLTGEKMLSRKTGGEAAKFVLFTESCMNYYMYDARPRSGNYGESRIQKLGPGWHRKFSTYALGFLDGHAEFRYVDTRYSDDTGFDIWPTIR, from the coding sequence ATGCGACGATCCGCGTTCACCCTGATCGAGCTCTTGATGAGCATCGCCATCATCTCCGTGCTCATCGGAATCCTCCTGCCCGCGCTCAGCGGCGCGAAGGAGGCCGCCAACGTGGCCTATTGTCTGTCCAACTTCAGCACACTCACCAAGACCGCGGAAATGTACATGGAGGATCTGAACAAGCGAACCCTGCCGTGGTACGTCGCTGATTTCAATTTTCGCGGCATCACCACGGTCAGCGAATACAGCTACGGCGGTTTCCAGCACACGACGCCCAGCCCGGATCCGAGATTCAGAATGTTGGACACCTTCATCCTGAAGACCAGCGAGCGGCCCTTCAACAAGTACATTGCCAAAGGCGCCGACGGTACGACGCCCATCAAGTCTTATATTTGCCCCTCGGACAAGTCGTGGATCACCCCGCTCGTGGGCGACAGGCTTCCCGAGGAATTATCCCCGACGGACGCATACTCATCATGGCAGGTTCAGGGGAACAGCTTCGCCATCAATTGGTACTGGCTCAACGGTCCACCGTGGAACGGTGAGGAGGGCTGGTACGGAAACCTTGCGTCTTTCAGTCTCACCGGTGAGAAGATGCTCTCCAGGAAGACCGGTGGGGAGGCCGCCAAGTTCGTGCTCTTCACCGAGAGTTGCATGAACTACTACATGTACGATGCACGGCCGCGCAGTGGAAACTACGGCGAGAGCAGAATTCAGAAACTGGGCCCGGGCTGGCATCGCAAGTTTTCCACGTATGCGCTCGGCTTCCTCGATGGTCACGCCGAGTTCCGCTACGTCGACACGCGCTACTCCGACGATACCGGCTTCGACATCTGGCCGACCATTCGCTAG
- a CDS encoding type II secretion system F family protein, producing MPVFAYVARDNTGKMVEGDVTAASPVEAAKLVRNEGRFVVKVTARGKATKAAAAAAPTARTSNFFNRKKFRPDDLIFFTRQLAVMTETGVSMSEALEACRHDGNSPRFAEALDGVIERVEGGAEFSAALAEHPEVFPNLYVSLVKASEASGMMAPILRRLADHIQDQRELRKKIKGAVTYPIVMFVFAIGVTIFLMTFVLPKFNAIYAGREDKLPVLTKYLLVFSDNLMTYGLYVFAVVVIGGGSAIYYFLTPAGRIRLDTIKLALPLLGPMYHKTYLARSLRTLGTMIQAGVSMLDSVRLTSGVCGSPKYESMWKEVNERLERGQQLSESLADYKQVPKAINKMLGAGERSGKLGTVMENVSSFCEAELSVAIKTMTSLLEPAIVMFLGVVVGGLVLALLLPIFTISKAMH from the coding sequence ATGCCTGTTTTCGCATATGTTGCGCGCGACAACACCGGAAAGATGGTGGAGGGCGACGTCACAGCCGCCTCCCCCGTCGAGGCGGCGAAGCTGGTCCGCAACGAGGGCCGCTTTGTCGTCAAGGTGACGGCTCGCGGCAAGGCGACCAAAGCCGCCGCAGCAGCAGCACCAACCGCGCGGACGTCCAATTTTTTTAACAGAAAGAAATTTCGCCCGGACGACCTGATCTTCTTCACGCGGCAGCTCGCGGTCATGACGGAGACGGGCGTTTCGATGTCAGAAGCGCTTGAGGCCTGCCGTCATGACGGAAACTCGCCGCGTTTTGCCGAGGCGCTGGACGGCGTCATTGAGCGAGTCGAAGGCGGCGCCGAATTCTCCGCGGCGCTCGCCGAGCATCCGGAAGTCTTCCCGAATCTCTACGTCAGCCTGGTCAAGGCGTCGGAGGCGTCGGGCATGATGGCTCCGATCCTTCGCCGCCTCGCCGATCACATTCAGGATCAGCGAGAACTGAGAAAAAAGATCAAGGGGGCCGTGACCTATCCGATTGTGATGTTTGTATTCGCCATCGGCGTCACCATCTTCCTCATGACCTTCGTCCTGCCCAAATTCAACGCCATCTACGCCGGTCGCGAGGACAAATTGCCCGTCCTCACCAAATACCTGCTGGTATTCAGCGACAACCTCATGACCTACGGCCTCTACGTTTTCGCCGTTGTCGTGATCGGGGGAGGTTCGGCCATTTATTATTTTCTCACCCCGGCAGGTCGCATCAGGCTCGATACCATCAAGCTGGCATTGCCGCTGCTTGGCCCCATGTACCACAAGACCTATCTTGCCCGCAGCCTTCGAACGCTGGGCACCATGATCCAGGCCGGCGTGTCCATGCTCGACAGCGTCCGCCTCACCTCCGGCGTTTGCGGCAGCCCGAAATACGAATCCATGTGGAAGGAAGTCAACGAGCGTCTGGAGCGCGGCCAGCAGCTTTCCGAGTCCCTCGCGGATTACAAACAGGTGCCCAAGGCGATCAACAAAATGCTCGGCGCCGGGGAACGCAGCGGCAAGCTCGGCACCGTCATGGAGAACGTGTCCAGCTTTTGCGAGGCCGAACTGAGCGTGGCCATCAAAACCATGACCAGCCTGCTTGAGCCGGCCATCGTCATGTTTCTCGGCGTGGTAGTCGGCGGTCTTGTTCTGGCCCTTCTGCTGCCGATCTTCACCATCTCCAAGGCAATGCACTAA
- a CDS encoding PilT/PilU family type 4a pilus ATPase, translating into MHEPPRTDTESRAATRAGGDCPTREDGYVRGLLKRLIDERAGDLILVADAPPTIHVNGKWKALELPAVPAVELDAHLKALLTPHQIERLEEAKDLDFAIELDGAGRCRANIHYQRGTLAAAFRSIPRDVPTFESLNLPEQVLSFADYPNGLVLVTGGTGQGKSTTLATLIDHINHTRAAHVITIEDPVEFAFTNDQCLIEQREIGSDSPTFASALRHVLRQRPDVIVIGELRDLETISTALTAAETGHLVFGSLHTSSTSQTLARLIDVFTPMQQGQIRVQLAASLRAIVCQTLLRDEMNETLIPATEILVATTGIRRALRENETHLINSMIETGRSLGMHTLEQNLAELVHSGRIDKDSALAATTDRARLSRLIGDSVDTDELRAGLRAANRKASESIPWAEQAD; encoded by the coding sequence CTGCATGAGCCCCCCCGTACCGATACCGAGAGCCGGGCTGCAACTCGCGCCGGCGGCGACTGCCCCACCCGTGAGGACGGCTATGTCCGCGGGCTTCTCAAGCGGCTGATCGACGAGCGCGCCGGCGATCTGATCCTCGTGGCCGATGCGCCGCCGACGATTCATGTGAATGGAAAGTGGAAGGCGCTGGAGTTGCCGGCAGTACCGGCCGTGGAACTGGACGCCCACCTGAAGGCGTTGCTGACTCCGCATCAGATCGAGCGGCTTGAAGAGGCGAAGGACCTCGACTTCGCGATTGAGCTGGACGGCGCCGGCCGATGTCGTGCGAATATTCACTATCAGCGCGGGACCCTCGCGGCGGCATTTCGCTCCATTCCCCGGGACGTTCCAACGTTTGAATCACTGAATCTTCCCGAGCAGGTTCTTTCGTTCGCTGACTATCCAAACGGGCTCGTTCTCGTCACGGGCGGCACGGGACAGGGCAAGAGCACCACGCTGGCGACGCTGATCGATCACATCAATCACACCCGCGCCGCGCACGTCATCACCATCGAGGACCCGGTCGAGTTCGCCTTCACCAACGACCAGTGCCTCATCGAGCAGCGCGAGATCGGCTCGGACAGCCCGACGTTCGCCTCGGCATTGCGGCACGTCTTGAGGCAGCGACCGGATGTGATCGTGATCGGGGAGCTGCGCGATCTGGAGACGATCTCCACCGCGCTGACCGCCGCGGAGACCGGGCACCTGGTCTTCGGAAGCCTGCATACGTCCAGCACGTCGCAGACGCTGGCCCGATTGATTGACGTTTTCACTCCGATGCAGCAGGGGCAGATTCGCGTCCAGCTCGCGGCCTCATTGCGGGCCATCGTGTGTCAGACCCTCCTGCGCGACGAGATGAACGAGACGCTGATCCCGGCCACGGAAATCCTTGTCGCCACCACCGGCATTCGACGGGCCCTGCGCGAGAACGAGACCCACTTGATTAACTCGATGATCGAGACAGGCCGCAGCCTGGGCATGCACACCCTGGAGCAGAATCTCGCGGAGCTCGTCCATTCCGGTCGCATAGATAAGGACTCCGCCCTCGCGGCGACGACCGATCGTGCACGGCTGTCGCGGCTCATCGGTGACTCCGTGGACACGGATGAGCTTCGCGCCGGGTTACGCGCTGCCAACAGAAAGGCGAGCGAGTCGATTCCCTGGGCGGAACAAGCGGACTGA